One segment of Mesoplodon densirostris isolate mMesDen1 chromosome 6, mMesDen1 primary haplotype, whole genome shotgun sequence DNA contains the following:
- the PHYHD1 gene encoding phytanoyl-CoA dioxygenase domain-containing protein 1 isoform X1 encodes MAYLSPSQLQKFQEDGFLVLEGFWSADECVAMQRRIGEIVAEMDVPLHCRTEFSTQEEEQLRAQGSTDYFLSSGDKIRFFFEKGVFDEKGNFLVPPEKSINKIGHALHAHDPVFRCVTHSPKVQALARSLGLQMPVVVQSMYIFKQPHLGGEVSPHQDASFLYTEPLGRVLGVWIALEDATLENGCLWFIPGSHTGGVSRRMVRAPAGSAPGTSFLGTEPARDNSLFVPTPVRRGSLVLIHGEVVHKSEQNLSDCSRQAYTFHLMEAAGTVWSPDNWLQPTAELPFPPLYT; translated from the exons TTTCAGGAGGATGGCTTCCTGGTGCTGGAAGGATTCTGGTCTGCAGACGAGTGTGTGGCCATGCAGCGGAGGATTGGCGAGATAGTGGCTGAGATGGATGTCCCTCTCCACTGTCGCACGGAATTTTCCACCCAGGAGGAGGAGCAGCTGAGAGCCCAG GGCAGCACAGACTATTTCTTAAGCAGCGGCGACAAGATTCGGTTCTTCTTTGAGAAAGGCGTCTTTGATGAGAAAG GAAATTTCCTGGTCCCTCCGGAGAAATCCATCAACAAAATTGGCCATG CTCTGCACGCCCATGACCCTGTCTTCAGGTGTGTCACACACTCCCCCAAGGTGCAG GCTTTGGCCAGAAGTCTGGGCCTCCAGATGCCCGTGGTGGTGCAGAGCATGTATATCTTTAAG CAACCTCACTTGGGCGGCGAAG TCTCCCCTCACCAGGACGCCTCCTTCCTGTATACGGAGCCTCTGGGCCGGGTGCTGGGCGTGTGGATTGCTCTGGAAGATGCCACGCTGGAGAATGGCTGCCTCTGGTTCATCCCTGGCTCCCACACAG GTGGAGTGTCGAGAAGGATGGTCCGGGCCCCTGCTGGCTCGGCGCCTGGCACCAGCTTCCTTGGGACCGAGCCAGCCCGGGATAACAGCCTCTTTGTGCCCACACCGGTGCGGAGAG GGTCCCTCGTCCTAATCCACGGAGAAGTGGTGCACAAAAGTGAGCAGAATCTCTCCGACTGCTCACGCCAGGCCTATACTTTCCACCTCATGGAGGCTGCTGGCACCGTCTGGAGCCCAGATAACTG GCTCCAGCCGACAGCTGAGCTGCCCTTTCCCCCGCTGTACACCTAA
- the PHYHD1 gene encoding phytanoyl-CoA dioxygenase domain-containing protein 1 isoform X2, which translates to MAYLSPSQLQKFQEDGFLVLEGFWSADECVAMQRRIGEIVAEMDVPLHCRTEFSTQEEEQLRAQGSTDYFLSSGDKIRFFFEKGVFDEKGNFLVPPEKSINKIGHALHAHDPVFRCVTHSPKVQQPHLGGEVSPHQDASFLYTEPLGRVLGVWIALEDATLENGCLWFIPGSHTGGVSRRMVRAPAGSAPGTSFLGTEPARDNSLFVPTPVRRGSLVLIHGEVVHKSEQNLSDCSRQAYTFHLMEAAGTVWSPDNWLQPTAELPFPPLYT; encoded by the exons TTTCAGGAGGATGGCTTCCTGGTGCTGGAAGGATTCTGGTCTGCAGACGAGTGTGTGGCCATGCAGCGGAGGATTGGCGAGATAGTGGCTGAGATGGATGTCCCTCTCCACTGTCGCACGGAATTTTCCACCCAGGAGGAGGAGCAGCTGAGAGCCCAG GGCAGCACAGACTATTTCTTAAGCAGCGGCGACAAGATTCGGTTCTTCTTTGAGAAAGGCGTCTTTGATGAGAAAG GAAATTTCCTGGTCCCTCCGGAGAAATCCATCAACAAAATTGGCCATG CTCTGCACGCCCATGACCCTGTCTTCAGGTGTGTCACACACTCCCCCAAGGTGCAG CAACCTCACTTGGGCGGCGAAG TCTCCCCTCACCAGGACGCCTCCTTCCTGTATACGGAGCCTCTGGGCCGGGTGCTGGGCGTGTGGATTGCTCTGGAAGATGCCACGCTGGAGAATGGCTGCCTCTGGTTCATCCCTGGCTCCCACACAG GTGGAGTGTCGAGAAGGATGGTCCGGGCCCCTGCTGGCTCGGCGCCTGGCACCAGCTTCCTTGGGACCGAGCCAGCCCGGGATAACAGCCTCTTTGTGCCCACACCGGTGCGGAGAG GGTCCCTCGTCCTAATCCACGGAGAAGTGGTGCACAAAAGTGAGCAGAATCTCTCCGACTGCTCACGCCAGGCCTATACTTTCCACCTCATGGAGGCTGCTGGCACCGTCTGGAGCCCAGATAACTG GCTCCAGCCGACAGCTGAGCTGCCCTTTCCCCCGCTGTACACCTAA
- the DOLK gene encoding dolichol kinase translates to MTRECASPAPGPGAPLSGSVLAEAAVVFVVVLSIHAAVWDRYSWCAVALAVQAFYVQYKWDRLLQQGSAVFQFRMSANSGLLPASVVMPLLGLVMKERCQAAGNPYFERFGIVVVATGMAVALFSSVLALGITRPVPTNTCVISGLAGGVIIYIMKHSLSVGEVIEVLEVLLIFVYLNMILLYLLPRCFTPGEALLVLGGISFMLNQLIKRSLTVVESQGDPLDFFLLVVVVGMVLMGIFFSTLFVFMDSGTWASSIFFHLMTCVLGLGVVLPWLHRLIRRNPLLWLFQFLFQTETRVYLLAYWSLLATFACLVVLYQNAKRSSSESKKHQAPTIARKYFHFIVVATYIPGIILDRPLLYVAATVCLAVFIFLEYVRYFRIKPLGYTLRSLLSLFLDERDSGPLILTHIYLLLGMSLPIWLVPRPCTQKGSLGGARALVPYAGVLAVGVGDTVASIFGSTMGEIRWPGTKKTFEGTMTSIFAQIISVALILIFDSGVDLNYSYAWILGSISTVSLLEAYTTQIDNLLLPLYLLILLMA, encoded by the coding sequence ATGACCCGAGAGTGCGCTTCCCCGgcccctgggcctggggctcCGCTGAGCGGTTCGGTGTTGGCAGAGGCGGCAGTGGTGTTTGTAGTGGTGCTGAGCATCCACGCAGCCGTGTGGGATCGATACTCGTGGTGCGCCGTGGCCCTCGCGGTGCAGGCCTTCTACGTCCAATACAAGTGGGACCGGCTGCTACAGCAGGGAAGCGCTGTCTTCCAGTTTCGAATGTCCGCAAACAGTGGCCTACTGCCCGCCTCGGTGGTCATGCCTTTGCTCGGGCTGGTTATGAAGGAGCGCTGCCAGGCTGCGGGGAACCCATACTTCGAGCGGTTTGGAATTGTGGTGGTGGCCACTGGTATGGCAGTGGCCCTCTTCTCATCAGTACTGGCACTGGGCATCACTCGCCCAGTGCCCACCAACACCTGTGTCATCTCGGGCTTGGCTGGAGGTGTCATCATTTACATCATGAAGCATTCGCTGAGTGTAGGCGAGGTGATCGAGGTCCTGGAGGTCCTGCTGATTTTCGTCTACCTCAACATGATCCTGCTGTATCTGCTGCCCCGCTGCTTCACCCCTGGAGAGGCTCTGCTGGTATTGGGTGGCATCAGCTTCATGCTCAACCAGCTCATCAAGCGCTCTCTGACTGTGGTGGAAAGCCAGGGGGACCCCTTGGACTTCTTCCTGCTGGTAGTGGTGGTAGGGATGGTGCTCATGGGCATCTTCTTCAGCACCCTCTTTGTTTTCATGGACTCAGGCACCTGGGCCTCTTCCATCTTCTTCCACCTCATGACCTGTGTACTGGGCCTTGGCGTGGTCCTGCCCTGGCTGCACCGGCTCATCCGCAGGAACCCCCTGCTGTGGCTTTTTCAATTCCTCTTCCAGACAGAGACCCGAGTCTACCTCCTAGCCTACTGGTCTCTGCTGGCCACCTTTGCCTGCCTGGTGGTGCTATACCAGAATGCCAAGCGGTCATCTTCCGAGTCCAAGAAGCACCAGGCCCCCACTATTGCTCGGAAGTATTTCCACTTCATTGTGGTAGCCACCTACATCCCAGGTATCATCTTGGACCGGCCACTGCTCTACGTGGCCGCCACCGTATGTCTGGCAGTCTTCATCTTCCTAGAGTATGTGCGCTACTTCCGCATCAAGCCCCTGGGCTACACTCTGCGAAGCCTCCTGTCCCTCTTCCTGGATGAACGAGACAGTGGACCGCTCATCTTGACCCACATCTACCTGCTCCTAGGCATGTCTCTTCCCATTTGGTTAGTCCCCAGACCCTGCACACAGAAGGGTAGCCTAGGGGGAGCCAGGGCCCTAGTCCCCTATGCAGGAGTCCTGGCCGTCGGTGTGGGCGACACGGTGGCCTCCATATTCGGCAGCACCATGGGGGAGATTCGCTGGCCTGGAACTAAAAAGACTTTTGAGGGGACCATGACATCTATATTTGCCCAGATCATTTCTGTAGCTCTGATCTTAATCTTCGACAGTGGAGTGGACTTAAACTACAGTTATGCTTGGATTTTGGGGTCCATCAGCACCGTGTCCCTCCTAGAAGCATACACTACGCAGATAGACAATCTCCTTTTGCCTCTCTACCTCCTGATATTGCTGATGGCCTAG